In Centroberyx gerrardi isolate f3 chromosome 20, fCenGer3.hap1.cur.20231027, whole genome shotgun sequence, a genomic segment contains:
- the rangap1b gene encoding ran GTPase-activating protein 1b isoform X1 yields MADDISQLADALSKTHVGDGELSYKGRGLKLDNAESAEELALEIEQYQGLRALRLEGNTVGVEAAQAIAKALESKDQLQRCHWSDMFTGRLRSEIPTALRSLGSALMSAGARLTELDLSDNAFGPDGVKGIEQLLKSPSCHSLRELRLNNCGMGIGGGKILAAALIECHKQSSALGAPLKLRVFIAGRNRLENEGATALAQAFQLLGSLEEVHMPQNGINHAGVTALASAMRHNPELRVLNLNDNTFTKRGALAMAQALRHLRNVQVINFGDCLVRSEGAVALTAVLREGLPVLKELNLSFGEITEAAALVVAQTVMEKPHMEKVDLNGNCLGEEGCEALREAMENMDKGDMLASLSDDEGEPDDDDDDDDDDNDDDEDDEDADDYNNGEEENEDEDDKVMKENGVTSKDNSPAKPQSPPEVLSFLSCPSAEKLLQLGEKRTSLEQQVDLSDPDKAADVLLKISSVYSEEPETKTAVLETIDSVLKKLLSGSALQSCCFLSTLLVLMGLLKGEGKARKVPLVPGQLLCLEHAVQQDYFTQDHATLLHTFLSRNGEALKSCSSARERLSSALQKRCNAKY; encoded by the exons ATGGCGGATGACATCTCACAGCTGGCTGATGCGCTTTCCAAGACCCATGTTGGGGATGGAGAGCTGAGCTACAAGGGCCGGGGACTGAAGCTGGACAACGCAGAGTCAG CGGAGGAGTTGGCCCTTGAGATTGAGCAGTACCAGGGTCTGAGAGCGCTGCGGCTGGAGGGGAACACTGTCGGGGTGGAGGCAGCCCAAGCCATCGCCAAGGCcctggagagcaaagatcagcTTCAG AGATGCCACTGGAGCGACATGTTCACCGGAAGGCTGCGCTCTGAAATCCCAACAGCCCTG AGGTCCCTGGGCAGTGCATTGATGAGTGCGGGGGCCAGGCTGACAGAGTTAGACCTGAGTGACAACGCCTTCGGGCCGGACGGCGTGAAGGGCATCGAGCAGCTGCTGAAGAGCCCGTCCTGCCACTCGCTGAGGGAGCTGAGGCTCAACAACTGTGGCATGGGAATTGGAGGGGGCAAG ATCCTGGCTGCAGCGCTGATTGAGTGCCACAAACAGTCGTCGGCTCTGGGAGCTCCGCTCAAACTGAGAGTTTTCATCGCAGGAAGGAACCGCCTGGAGAACGAAGGAGCCACCGCACTAGCCCAGGCCTTTCAG CTGCTGGGCAGCCTGGAGGAGGTCCACATGCCCCAGAACGGTATCAACCACGCAGGCGTAACGGCGCTGGCCTCAGCCATGCGGCACAACCCAGAGCTCCGAGTCCTCAACCTCAACGACAACACCTTCACCAAGAGGGGGGCGCTGGCCATGGCTCAG GCTCTAAGACACCTGAGGAACGTCCAGGTGATCAACTTCGGCGATTGTCTGGTTCGCTCCGAGGGAGCCGTCGCCCTCACCGCCGTCCTGAGAGAGGGACTGCCCGTTCTCAAG GAACTGAATCTGTCATTTGGAGAGATCACTGAGGCAGCAGCTCTGGTGGTGGCTCAGACTGTCATGGAGAAACCACATATGGAGAAGGTGGATCTCAATG GAAACTGTCTGGGAGAGGAGGGCTGCGAGGCTCTGAGGGAGGCCATGGAGAACATGGACAAAGGAGACATGCTGGCATCACttag TGATGATGAGGGAGaacctgatgatgatgatgatgacgatgatgatgacaatgacgatgatgaagatgacgaagatgcagatgactacaacaatggagaagaagaaaatgaggaCGAGGACGACAAAGTCATGAAGGAAAATGGAGTGACAAGTAAAGACAACAGTCCTGCAAAGCCTCAGAGCCCA CCAGAGGTCTTGTCTTTCCTCAGCTGCCCGTCTGCTGAGAAGCTCCTGCAGCTGGGAGAGAAGAGGACGAGTTTGGAGCAGCAG GTGGATTTGTCGGACCCAGACAAGGCCGCCGACGTTCTTCTGAAAATCTCCTCTGTGTACAGCGAGGAACCAGAGACCAAGACTGCCGTTCTGGAAACCATTG ACTCGGTGCTGAAGAAGCTGCTGTCTGGTTCGGCCCTGCAGTCCTGCTGCTTCCTCTCCACTCTGCTGGTCCTGATGGGACTCCTGAAG GGAGAAGGGAAGGCGAGGAAGGTGCCGCTGGTCCCAGGTCAGCTGTTGTGTCTGGAACATGCCGTGCAGCAGGACTATTTCACCCAGGACCACGCCACGCTGCTGCACACCTTCCTGTCCCG GAACGGTGAGGCTCTGAAGTCGTGCAGCAGCGCCAGAGAGAGGCTGAGCTCCGCCCTGCAGAAGAGGTGCAACGCCAAATACTGA
- the chadlb gene encoding chondroadherin-like b, producing the protein MSPQLCPAPLRPLLAGLLLLCVPAARTGKCPQQCVCDQIQLTVACVNKNLTHVPPTVDEITVKLDLRGNDIQELPTGAFRHTPYLTHLSLQRCNIRTVKEGAFRSLGRLVFLNLAHNNIEILYQESFDGLSSLKQLMIDRNRVEEIQPGAFSQLGFLNLLSLTHNQLVYIPNMAFQGLQNIKWLRLSHNSLNYLDTEAFAGLFTLTRLSLDHNELQFFPTETMTRLPEVTRLDLSYNPMTYLGEEAVSMAKLTHLFLDHMSLQDLANTAVSKSPSLTHLDLSHNQLRVVQPFSAGSPKLARLSLAGNPIYCNCYLRPLREWAIRSKVKLMGACGGPAHFSGESLEAIHPQDLRCQSQEAMLKAEFEEVTRITPPPTEKPENKVKCPVNCACEAETHHSSCENRGHTKVPRGFSADTRLLDLRGNHFHFLPANSFPGVAQVVSLHLQRCRIAEVEGGAFNGMKGLVYLYLSENDLTSLSPDAFKGLPQLTYLHLEKNRFTSFPKGAFKLLPGLLALHLENNAIAKLEPASLSGAEGLRGLYLTGNAIEHVSPRALERAGDLDTLHLGGNKLKAVPAEALSEAGNLGELRLSGNPIRWVGPNAFRPLAGTLKELYLDNMGLEKMSRDSLAGLGPGLRSLFLEGNQLEEVPDLHPLSTLEVINLADNPLLCDCPLLPLRMWIEKVNLKVRATCAHPPELRGRRVKDVHVFKACPGGESLPSSPAVTPKLSKAPKSTKPKPAHLNGPRQVKMVRAKSKPRKSPNPKPAAAKKTTERRRTV; encoded by the exons ATGTCTCCCCAGCtctgccccgcccccctgcgccccctgctggccggcctgctgctgctctgcgtCCCGGCAGCGAGGACGGGGAAATGtcctcagcagtgtgtgtgtgaccagatCCAGCTCACTGTGGCCTGCGTCAACAAGAACCTCACACACGTTCCCCCCACTGTGGACGAG ATCACGGTGAAGCTGGACCTGCGGGGGAACGACATCCAGGAGCTTCCCACCGGGGCGTTCAGACACACGCCGTACCTGACACACCTGTCCCTGCAGCGCTGCAACATCCGCACCGTGAAGGAGGGCGCCTTCCGCAGCCTGGGCCGCCTCGTCTTCCTCAACCTGGCCCACAACAACATCGAGATCCTCTACCag GAGTCGTTCGACGGTCTTTCCTCGCTGAAGCAGCTGATGATCGACAGGAACCGCGTGGAGGAGATCCAGCCGGGAGCGTTCTCCCAGCTCGGCTTCCTCAACctgctctccctcacacacaacCAGCTGGTCTACATCCCCAACATGGCcttccag ggcCTGCAGAACATCAAGTGGCTCCGTCTGAGTCACAACTCTCTGAACTACCTGGACACCGAGGCGTTCGCCGGTCTGTTCACGCTCACCCGCCTCAGCCTGGACCACAACGAGCTGCAGTTCTTCCCCACAGAGACCATGACCAG ACTGCCGGAGGTGACCCGTCTGGATCTGAGCTACAACCCCATGACCTACCTGGGGGAGGAGGCGGTGTCCATGGCCAAGCTGACCCACCTGTTCCTGGACCACATGTCCCTGCAGGACCTGGCCAACACCGCCGTGTCCAAGTCGCCCAGCCTCACGCACCTGGACCTCAGCCACAACCAGCTGCGCGTCGTCCAGCCCTTCTCCGCCGGCTCGCCCAAGCTGGCTCGCCTCAGCTTGGCCGGAAACCCAATCTACTGCAACTGCTACCTGCGTCCGCTCAG GGAGTGGGCGATCCGCAGTAAGGTGAAGCTAATGGGAGCGTGTGGAGGACCGGCCCATTTCTCTGGAGAGAGCCTGGAGGCCATCCACCCTCAGGACCTGCGCTGCCAGAGCCAGGAGGCCATGCTGAAGGCGGAGTTCGAGGAGGTGACCAGGATCACGCCACCGCCCACCGAAAAGCCGGAGAACAAGGTCAAGTGTCCCGTCAACTGCGCCTGCGAG gcagAGACTCACCACTCCTCCTGTGAGAACCGCGGTCACACCAAAGTCCCGCGTGGTTTCTCTGCGGACACGCGCCTCCTCGACCTGCGCGGCAACCACTTCCACTTCCTGCCCGCCAACAGCTTCCCCGGCGTGGCCCAGGTCGTGTCCCTGCACCTGCAGCGCTGCAGGATCGCGGAGGTGGAGGGCGGGGCTTTCAACGGGATGAAGGGACTGGTCTACCTGTACCTGTCGGAGAACGACCTCACCTCCCTCAGCCCCGACGCCTTCAAAG GTCTCCCCCAGCTGACGTACCTCCACCTGGAGAAGAACCGCTTCACCAGCTTCCCTAAAGGAGCCTTCAAGCTGCTGCCGGGCCTGCTGGCGCTCCACCTGGAGAACAACGCCATCGCCAAGCTGGAGCCGGCGTCGCTGAGCGGGGCCGAGGGGCTGCGGGGCCTCTACCTCACCGGGAACGCCATCGAGCACGTGTCGCCCCGGGCGCTGGAGCGGGCCGGAGACCTGGACACGCTGCACCTGGGAGGGAACAAGCTGAAGGCGGTGCCGGCCGAGGCGCTGAGCGAGGCGGGGAACCTGGGGGAGCTCCGGCTGTCCGGGAATCCCATTCGCTGGGTGGGACCGAACGCTTTCCGCCCTCTGGCCGGGACGCTGAAGGAGCTGTACCTGGACAACATGGGACTGGAGAAG ATGTCCCGGGACTCCCTGGCCGGTCTGGGTCCGGGGCTGAGGAGTCTGTTCCTGGAGGGGAACCAGCTGGAGGAGGTGCCGGACCTCCACCCTCTGTCCACTCTGGAGGTCATCAACCTGGCCGACAACCCCCTGCTGTGtgactgccccctgctgccgCTACGcat GTGGATTGAGAAAGTCAACCTGAAGGTGCGTGCCACCTGTGCCCACCCCCCCGAGCTGAGGGGTCGCCGGGTCAAAGACGTCCACGTCTTCAAGGCCTGTCCCGGCGGGGAGagcctgccctcctcccccgccGTCACCCCAAAGCTCTCCAAGGCGCCCAAGTCCACCAAACCCAAGCCGGCGCACCTGAACGGCCCCCGGCAAGTCAAAATGGTCAGAGCCAAATCCAAACCTCGCAAGAGTCCGAACCCCAAACCTGCAGCGGCCAAGAAAACCACCGAGAGACGCAGGACGGTTTGA
- the rangap1b gene encoding ran GTPase-activating protein 1b isoform X2 produces MADDISQLADALSKTHVGDGELSYKGRGLKLDNAESAEELALEIEQYQGLRALRLEGNTVGVEAAQAIAKALESKDQLQRCHWSDMFTGRLRSEIPTALRSLGSALMSAGARLTELDLSDNAFGPDGVKGIEQLLKSPSCHSLRELRLNNCGMGIGGGKILAAALIECHKQSSALGAPLKLRVFIAGRNRLENEGATALAQAFQLLGSLEEVHMPQNGINHAGVTALASAMRHNPELRVLNLNDNTFTKRGALAMAQALRHLRNVQVINFGDCLVRSEGAVALTAVLREGLPVLKELNLSFGEITEAAALVVAQTVMEKPHMEKVDLNGNCLGEEGCEALREAMENMDKGDMLASLSDDEGEPDDDDDDDDDDNDDDEDDEDADDYNNGEEENEDEDDKVMKENGVTSKDNSPAKPQSPPEVLSFLSCPSAEKLLQLGEKRTSLEQQVDLSDPDKAADVLLKISSVYSEEPETKTAVLETIDSVLKKLLSGSALQSCCFLSTLLVLMGLLKKGRRGRCRWSQVSCCVWNMPCSRTISPRTTPRCCTPSCPGTVRL; encoded by the exons ATGGCGGATGACATCTCACAGCTGGCTGATGCGCTTTCCAAGACCCATGTTGGGGATGGAGAGCTGAGCTACAAGGGCCGGGGACTGAAGCTGGACAACGCAGAGTCAG CGGAGGAGTTGGCCCTTGAGATTGAGCAGTACCAGGGTCTGAGAGCGCTGCGGCTGGAGGGGAACACTGTCGGGGTGGAGGCAGCCCAAGCCATCGCCAAGGCcctggagagcaaagatcagcTTCAG AGATGCCACTGGAGCGACATGTTCACCGGAAGGCTGCGCTCTGAAATCCCAACAGCCCTG AGGTCCCTGGGCAGTGCATTGATGAGTGCGGGGGCCAGGCTGACAGAGTTAGACCTGAGTGACAACGCCTTCGGGCCGGACGGCGTGAAGGGCATCGAGCAGCTGCTGAAGAGCCCGTCCTGCCACTCGCTGAGGGAGCTGAGGCTCAACAACTGTGGCATGGGAATTGGAGGGGGCAAG ATCCTGGCTGCAGCGCTGATTGAGTGCCACAAACAGTCGTCGGCTCTGGGAGCTCCGCTCAAACTGAGAGTTTTCATCGCAGGAAGGAACCGCCTGGAGAACGAAGGAGCCACCGCACTAGCCCAGGCCTTTCAG CTGCTGGGCAGCCTGGAGGAGGTCCACATGCCCCAGAACGGTATCAACCACGCAGGCGTAACGGCGCTGGCCTCAGCCATGCGGCACAACCCAGAGCTCCGAGTCCTCAACCTCAACGACAACACCTTCACCAAGAGGGGGGCGCTGGCCATGGCTCAG GCTCTAAGACACCTGAGGAACGTCCAGGTGATCAACTTCGGCGATTGTCTGGTTCGCTCCGAGGGAGCCGTCGCCCTCACCGCCGTCCTGAGAGAGGGACTGCCCGTTCTCAAG GAACTGAATCTGTCATTTGGAGAGATCACTGAGGCAGCAGCTCTGGTGGTGGCTCAGACTGTCATGGAGAAACCACATATGGAGAAGGTGGATCTCAATG GAAACTGTCTGGGAGAGGAGGGCTGCGAGGCTCTGAGGGAGGCCATGGAGAACATGGACAAAGGAGACATGCTGGCATCACttag TGATGATGAGGGAGaacctgatgatgatgatgatgacgatgatgatgacaatgacgatgatgaagatgacgaagatgcagatgactacaacaatggagaagaagaaaatgaggaCGAGGACGACAAAGTCATGAAGGAAAATGGAGTGACAAGTAAAGACAACAGTCCTGCAAAGCCTCAGAGCCCA CCAGAGGTCTTGTCTTTCCTCAGCTGCCCGTCTGCTGAGAAGCTCCTGCAGCTGGGAGAGAAGAGGACGAGTTTGGAGCAGCAG GTGGATTTGTCGGACCCAGACAAGGCCGCCGACGTTCTTCTGAAAATCTCCTCTGTGTACAGCGAGGAACCAGAGACCAAGACTGCCGTTCTGGAAACCATTG ACTCGGTGCTGAAGAAGCTGCTGTCTGGTTCGGCCCTGCAGTCCTGCTGCTTCCTCTCCACTCTGCTGGTCCTGATGGGACTCCTGAAG AAGGGAAGGCGAGGAAGGTGCCGCTGGTCCCAGGTCAGCTGTTGTGTCTGGAACATGCCGTGCAGCAGGACTATTTCACCCAGGACCACGCCACGCTGCTGCACACCTTCCTGTCCCG GAACGGTGAGGCTCTGA